CGGTGGCCGAGTGGAACCCGATCACCACCCTCGCCGATGCATCACGCCAACTGTTCGGCAACCCCAACACCCCGATCCAACCCGACGACCCGTGGTCGATCTCGAACCCGGGCACCTACACCGCGCTGTGGGTGATCGGCATCATCGTCGTGTGCTTCCCCATCGCGGTGCGGGCCTACAAGCACTCGCTCGAGGCCTAGTCCACCCCGAAGGACCGCAGCCGATCAAGCCGACCGGCAGCCACTGCTGCCTCGTCAGCCTGGGACCACGTCGGTGACGTGAAGCTCGATGCCGATGTCGGTGTCGCCGAAGTCGAGGGTCACGGGACCGGCGAGCAGCTCGGCCAGCTCGATGCTGGCCCGCATCTCCCCGGCCACGTGGAGCCGGTCGGCCCCGCATTCAGGTGGATCGCCGCGCCCGCTGATCGACAGGTAGACGTTCACCGGGTCACCCCATGAGATGGGACGCCCGCCGTCGTTCCTGACCGTCCGCCCGTAGCTGCTGATCGGAACCGCATCAGTCGTGCACCGAGGCGGCAACCCTGCGGCGATGAACCGGCCGGTCGGCACTCCGCCGACGCTGAGGCTCAACGACTGGGGCCGAATCCCGTCGCCGAGCTGGTGCACGGTGACCTGGACGGAGAACTCCTCGATGTCGAACCCTGGGAGCACGAGATATCCCCAACCGGGGTCGCCTGTCGGCGCTCCCTCGATGTGAGTCCGGCGGTCGATCTCGTTGCCCTCCTCGTCGACCGCCAGGAAGCCGATGGAGTAGGCGCCCTCGTAGCAGAGCTCGTCCCAGGTGAGCGTGACCGTCGACCGGTGGTCGGTCGTCGACTGGGTGTCACCGGCACCGCAATCGGCGATGAGGTTCATGAACGGCGTGGCCTCGACGATGCGCACCGGTCGATCGAACTCGAGCTGGGCCCTCATCCCCGGAGGATCACCGGGGATGGCCTCCAACGACGACCCCGCGGAGTCGAACTGGGGGTCGGCAGGCGGCTCGGCGGGCTCGGCCCCGGCGAAGGATCCGGTGGGTCGCACCTGCCACCCGTCATCGAGGGGATCGCCCGTCGGTGGGCCGGCCGGGCCGGAGTGCCGTTCGACGAGGATGCGGAGGTTGCCGATGTAGGTCTGCTCCGACGGTGGGTCGCACGAACCGAAGCTCGATCCGCACAGACCGGTGTTCCTCACCCGCCCGGGGATCTGGATGTCGTACTCGGACGTCCCCTCGCGGGGGCAGCCGATGGGGAAGAACAACGGGCACTGGGTACGGGTGGGGATCTCGGTCAACACGGTCGCTCCCGTCGGCCCGGTCACCTCGAGCAGCGTGGTCGACGGCACCTTCATCGACCCGCTTCCCGTCATGAGGACCGGGAGATCGAGCTCCAGCGGGCCGGCCCCCATCGCCTCGCGGGGGAAGCTCGACCCACGACCGGAATCCCAGTTGGCGGCTTCGACGCGGAGGTCCAACGGCTCGAGAGCCTGGTGGAGGTGGCCGCCGCCGATGAAGATGCGGATGCGCAACCGGCGCGGCGACCGCACGATGAACGACTCGCGTTCGACCACTGTCGGCCGGTCGAACGATCGCTCCGCCTCCTCTGCCACCCATGCACACAGCTCATAGGTGGTGCCCTCCTCGGGATACAGCGAGCCGAGCAACACCCGGTTCAGCGACGGGTCGAGCTCGCTGTCGCGAGCCCGGACCAGCACACCGTGGCGGATGTCGACCAAGCTCACATCGCTTCGGTGCCGGCCATCGAGGATGTCGCCTTCGATGTCGGTGCAGTTCAGATCGGTGCCGCGTGGACCGTTCTTCGGGATCGACGCCATGTAGACCATCTCGGTCCGGTCGTCGTAGGGCACCGACAGCAGCCCGTAGTCGGGACGGTCTCGCCTGGTCTGCGGGGTGAACTTGATGGGCCTGTTGGTCTCGCCGCCGACGCCGTCGGGCGTCTCCATGAAGACCCGCACCGTGTCCTCGGTGCCGAGCGGATCGATGCCGTGGATCTCGAACGCCATGTGACGGCCAGGCACCAGGTCGGCGAACTCGGGGCAGTTGTGCACGCCGCCATGGGGGTTGGCCCACACCTCGTCGCCCGCCGAACGACGATCGGTCCACCAGTCGACCTCGGCGTCGGGCGTGCTCATGTTGATCGTCCGCTCGGTGCTCGGGTCGCCGGTCTCCCAGTAGCGGATGGTGAAGTCGGCCGGGTTGTTGCTGGCGAAGAGCGGACGGTAGACACCGTCGTCGTCCACGCCGAGGTTCGGGCACCGCAGCTCGAGCGATGACGTGACCGATGTGTAGAACTGCGCCGAGATGTCGAGCGGGTCGGGCGGATCGCCGCCACCGAGCAGAGTGATGGTGCCGCCGACCCCCTCGGGGCACGAGTCGTCGGGCTCGTCGGCGCACGGATCGAGGAACCGGAACCGGTCGCGAGGGAAGTCGATCCCGAGCGAACCGAACAGCACGGCGTCGACATCGACCTCGGGGAGCACCCCGTCGACCAACGTGCTACCCGTCGGACCGGTGGTGTCCTCGGGGGCCTCGACCAAGGTGCTACCCGTCGGACCGCTGGTGTCGTCGCCCGAGGGGACGGTGGGCGGAAGGTAGATGTCGCCCTCGGCATCGGAGTCGATACCAGTGTCGGGATCGAAGGCCCGCTCGATGATGTCGTCCCGCTCGCGCTCGGCGAGGGTGACCGGACCCCGCCGGCCGCGGCAGAACGTAGCGGGCCGGGCAGATGGCGGGACCAGTGGCAAGCCCCACGATGCGCGGGCGACGGACAGCGGTGCAGGCGGTGACCGCCCCCGACGGGTGGGAGACCGACGTCGAGATCGTGCTGGTGACCGCCGTGAGATTGGCGCAGTTGTCGCTGAAGTCCTCCTTGATCGCCGGCTGTGACCTCTGGACCGATCCGAACGTCGGCGCGACCGGGGGCGCCGTCGTCGTGGTCGTCGTGGTGGTGGTCGAGGTCGTCGTTGCCGGGGCGCCGTCGTCGTGGTGGTCTGGCCAGGCTGCGTCGTCGTGGGCGCCGTGGTCGGCGTGTCGTCGCTCGGCTCGGTGGTCTCGGGTGCGATGGTCTCGGGGACCGACGAGGTTGTCGTGGTCGGTGCATCGGGGTCGACCAACGCCATCTCGCCGGGCTCCGAGGAGCAGTCCTCGGCGGGGAGGTCGACCACTGAGTCGGGGTCGACGTGCTCTCCCCGAACCCACACCCGCTCGTTCCTGTGCTCCGGCGAGCGCACCTGCACCCATCCACCCGAGCCGTCGCGGCCGGTCAGGTAGACGCGATCACCATCACGAAGCTCGCCCATCGGCCCGACGTTCGGGCACCCGAAGTAGGTGAGCGAGCCTGCGGAACCCGGAACCGGCACGTCGTCGGCAACGAGCGACACGGTGTCCGAGTAGCCGAGCCCGACGCCGACCGCTCCGACAGTGGCGACGCCGCCGACCGCGAGGCCGAGGAGCAATCGGTTGATCATTCGGATCTTCCTTCCCTGTCGACCACCGGGGAGAGCATCTCGTCTCGGGGGGTCGGGGACGGCCAGGCCTGGTCCGACATCGGAGGCCACATTCTCGACCTGGCCGTCGAAGTCCGCTCCGAGGCCGGAGCGCGACGCCGTAGAGCCCCGGTGCATGTGCGTCTTGACCGAGCCGGAAGACGCGGGAGAGGAACTCGTCGAACACCTCTTCGAACTGTGCCTGGGCCCGCATGGTCGTTCTCACATCCTGAATACGACCGAACACCCGAAAGGGTTGACACGAGTCTGCACAACCGAGCCGGCGCGTGCTCGGACCCCTCCGAGCACGCGCCGGGACACAGCAGAGGGACACCGGCGTCGATACCGGTGCCCCTCTAGTCATCGCTGGGGTGGACTAGACCGCGTCGACCCCCATCTCTCCCGTGCGGATCCGCACGAGCGATCCGACGGGGGTGACCCAGATCTTGCCGTCGCCGATCTTGTCGGTCCGGGCGGCGTCGGTGATGGCGGTGACCACCGAGTCGACGACCGGATCGTCGACGACGATCTCGAGCTTGACCTTGGGCACGAAGTCGACCTTGTACTCCGCACCTCGATAGGTCTCGGTGTGGCCGCCCTGGCGGCCGAACCCCTTCACCTCGCTCACGGTGATCCCTTGCACTCCGGCGGTACGGAGAGCGGTCTTCACCTCGTCGAGCATGTGGGGTTTGATGATTGCGGTGATGAGTTGCATGTCAGGACCCTCCTACGGTGCCGACGGGCTGGTGAGGGAGGCGAGCACGTCGGGACCGTAGCCCGGCGCACCAAACTCGGTGACGTCGATGCCCTCGATCTCGTGCTCGGGCGCCACCCGGAGCACACCCGCAGCCTTGAGAGCGGCGAAGAGGACACCGGCGGTGATCATGACGAAGGCGAAGACTGCGACCACGCCGACGATCTGGGTGACGAGCAGGTCGACACCACCGCCGAAGAACAGGCCCTCGGGCCCCTCGCCCCCACCGAGGAACGAGGCGTTGGGGTTGGCGAACAGGCCGACAGCGATCGTGCCCCAGGCGCCGACGACGCCGTGGACCGAGATCGCACCGACCGGGTCGTCGATCTTGATCTTCTCGAAGCCGAGCACCGAGAAGACCACGATCACGCCACCGATGAGACCGGCGACGGTCGACATCCAACCGTCGAGCGCACCGGCACCAGCGGTGATGGCCACCAGACCGGCGAGAATGCCGTTGCCGACCATCGAGACATCGGGCTTCTTGAACACGAACCAGCTGGTGAGCAAGGCGGTGAACCCACCGCCGGCGGCAGCCATCATCGTGTTGACGGCGATGCGGGGCACCTCGACATCGGCCGCAAGCTCGGAACCGGGGTTGAAGCCGAACCAGCCGACGAAGAGGATGAACACACCGGTGATGGCCAGCACGAGGTTGTGGCCGGGGATGGCCCGCGGCTTGCCGTCGGGCCCGTACTTGCCGAGCCGTGGACCACAGAAGATCACCGCGGCCAGCGCCGCCCAGCCACCGACCGAGTGGACGATGGTCGAACCGGCGAAGTCCTCGAAGCCCTGCTCGGCGAGCCAGCCGCCGCCCCACTGCCAGTTGACGACGACGGGGTAGATCACCGCGGTGATCACCGCGGTGTAGATGAGATAGCCGCTGAACTTCACGCGCCCGGCGAGTGCACCGGAGACGATCGTGGCAGCCACCGCCGCGAACGCGGCCTGGAACAGGAAGTCGACCGGCAGCATCAGCGAGTACTCGGTGGTGCCCGGTGCCGAGTAGCTGCCCCACAACCATTCGAAGCCGAGGAAGCTCGCTCCGCTGTAGGCGATGTGATAGCCGACCAGTCCGAACAGCAGGACTCCCAGGCAGAAGTCCATCATGTTCTTCATGAGGATCGAGCCAACGTTCTTGGCCGATGTGAGGCCAGCCTCGACCAGCGCGAAGCCGGCCTGCATGAAGATGACGAGCACCGCGCAGATGAACACGAAGATGTTGTCGAGAATCATCTGGGTGTCGTCGAGCGGAATGTCACCTGCCTCTTGGGCAAATGCCGGGGATGCAGTGAGCAGCAGGGCAGCGCCCACCACTCCCATCCCCGCCAACAGTTTCGGTCTCATTGCTCCTCCTCGACACCTCGGTTGGTGTCTTGCCTGACGTGTTGATGACCGTAGAGAGCCGCCGTTTCGCCGTTGTGTGCGCTGTGTTACGCCTTGCTCACCCCTTCCTGAACGGAATCTGATGGCTCGGGGGTGGGGTCTCGAGCACATATCCCCGCGACCGCACGGTCCGGATCACCAGTCCCAGGGGGTCCACCCGACGGCGGAGGCGAAGGACGTGCACGTCGAGGGCGTTGCGCCCCGGTGCCCCGTCCGGCCATCCGGCTCGGGCGAGCGCCTCGCGGCTGACGACGGCTCCGTAGCGCTCCAGCAGCGCGCTGGTGAGCCGGGCCTCGACCGGTGGCAGTGCCACCCACCGGTGGTTGGCCCGCAGGACGCCGTCCTCGTCGAGCGACGGCACCTCGCCGTGGTGCTCTCCCGCCCGCTGCTCGAGCGACGCCACCCGGGCGGCGACATCGCTGTCGTCGGCCGGAAGGCGGATCCAGTCCTCGAGCAGATCGAGCTCGGTTGGTGGCGGTGCGCTGTCGTCGAGCACCAGCAGCCGAGGCTGCCCAGATCGACGGAGCTGTTCCCGACGATCACGTTCGTCGGGCCACCGCACGAGTACGACGTCCATGGGGCGACGGTACGGAGCGAAGGTTTCTCGGTTGTTTCGTCACCGTGAACAACGACAGCAACCAGTCAGGTCACGCGAACACTTCGATCGTGCCCACCCGAACGACTACCGTCGACACCGATGAGCACCGCCACCGACACCTCACCGGAGGAGACGGCGAAGCGCCGGATCCGTCCCCACCAGATCGTCATCGGAATCGGAGTCGCGATCGCGGCGGTCACCGTGCTGTCGGGCATCGCGTCGGTCGTCTTCGACTTCAGCGACGACTCCGAGATCCAGCGCCAGGTCTTCATCAACGTCCCCGACGGGGTGAAGCTCGCGTTCTACACGCTGGTGCCGGTCCTGTTGGTCTACGGAGCGGTCCTGTTCTCGCAGCGGACGAAGAACTGGGAGCGGGGCGCCCCCGACAAGCGGGCGACCACCAAGGCCAACATCGGGCAGCGCCTCAAGGACTTCCGCGCCGGTGTCTACATGCAGACCCTGCTGCGCGACCCGGCAGCGGGGATCATGCACTCGCTCATCTACTTCAGCTTCCTGGTGCTGCTGGCGGTCACCGCCACCCTCGAGATCAACTATCAGGCCCCCGACAGCCTCAAGTTCCTGCACGGCACCGTCTACCAGGCGTACTCCTTCGTCGGCGACGCCGCCGGGCTCACGCTGCTCATCGGTGTCGTCTGGGCGATCGTCCGCCGGTACGTGCAGCGCCCCTACCGCATCCGCATCAAGACCAAGCCCGAGCACGCGGTGATCCTCGGCGTGTTCTTCGTGCTGGCGGTCACCGGCTTCACCACCGAGATGTTCCGCATCGCCCTCGAGGGCTCCCCCACCTACGAGCGCTGGTCGTTCGTCGGCTACCCGCTCGCGGCCCTGGTCGAGAACAACGCCAACCTGGCCGGCTGGCACCAGTCGCAGTGGATCATCCACGTGGCGTCGTTCTTCGCCTTCCTCGTGATCCTCCCGGTCACGATGCTGCGCCACATGTTCACCTCGCCGCTGAACATGTACCTCAAGGACCGCGAGCGGCCCAAGGGCGCCATGAAGGCCATGCCCAACCTCATGGAGACCGAGCTCGAGAGCTTCGGTGCCGCCACCGTCGAGGACTTCACCTGGAAGCAGCTCCTCGACACCGACGCCTGCACCATGTGCGGGCGCTGCACCTCGGTGTGCCCCGCCCAGGCCACCGGCAAGCCGCTCGACCCCCGCGAGATCGTCCTCAAGACCGGTGAGGTCATGGCCGCCACCGGCTCGCCCGAGGTGTCGCCCCCGATCGGTGTCGACAGCGAGATCACGATCGGAGCCGACTCGCTGTTCGAGCGCATCACCCCCGAAGAGGTGTGGGCGTGCACCAGCTGCAAGGCCTGCGACGAGATCTGCCCGGTCAACATCGAGATCCTCGACAAGATCCTCGACATGCGCCGCTACCTCTCGCTCATGGAGTCCAACTTCCCCACCGAGCTGGGCTCGGCCTACCGGGGCATGGAGAACTCGGGCAACCCGTGGGGCATGAGCCAGACCGAACGGGCCGACTGGGCCAAGGGCCTCGACGGGGTCGAGGTCCTCGAGCCGACCGACGCCTTCGAGCACGAGTACCTCTACTGGGTCGGCTGCGCCGGATCGTTCGACGACAAGAACCGCAAGGTGTCCCAGGCGATGGCCAAGCTCATGCAGCGGGCCGGCGTCGACTTCGCCATCCTCGGCCCTTCCGAGATGTGCACCGGCGATCCCGCCCGCCGATCGGGCAACGAGTACATCTTCCAGATGCTGGCCATGCAGAACGTCGAGACCCTCGACGGCATGGGCGTGAAGAAGATCATCACCCAGTGCCCGCACTGCTTCAACACCCTCATGAACGAGTACCCCCAGCTCGGTGGCCACTACGAGGTCGTGCACCACAGCCAGTTCCTCGAGTGGCTCATCGACACCGGCAAGCTCGACATGTCCACCGCCCGCCTCGACGAGCGGGTCGTCTACCACGACTCCTGCTACCTCGGCCGCCACAACGATGTCTACATGTCGCCCCGCAACGTCATCGGTTCGTTGGGCGGCATCCGCATCGTCGAAGCCGAGCGCAACGGCACCACGGGCATGTGCTGCGGCGCCGGCGGCGCCCGCATGTGGATGGAGGAGACGATCGGCACCAAGGTCAACGACGACCGGTCCGAGGAGCTCATCGCCACCGGCGCCAGCCGCATCGCCACCGCCTGCCCGTTCTGCTACATCATGATCGACGACGGCGTGAAGGGCGCCGGAAAGGACGAGGACGAGGTGCAGGTCGGCGACATCGCCATGCACCTGTTGGAAGCGATCGAGACGGGC
The sequence above is drawn from the Acidimicrobiales bacterium genome and encodes:
- a CDS encoding P-II family nitrogen regulator, whose product is MQLITAIIKPHMLDEVKTALRTAGVQGITVSEVKGFGRQGGHTETYRGAEYKVDFVPKVKLEIVVDDPVVDSVVTAITDAARTDKIGDGKIWVTPVGSLVRIRTGEMGVDAV
- the amt gene encoding ammonium transporter, coding for MRPKLLAGMGVVGAALLLTASPAFAQEAGDIPLDDTQMILDNIFVFICAVLVIFMQAGFALVEAGLTSAKNVGSILMKNMMDFCLGVLLFGLVGYHIAYSGASFLGFEWLWGSYSAPGTTEYSLMLPVDFLFQAAFAAVAATIVSGALAGRVKFSGYLIYTAVITAVIYPVVVNWQWGGGWLAEQGFEDFAGSTIVHSVGGWAALAAVIFCGPRLGKYGPDGKPRAIPGHNLVLAITGVFILFVGWFGFNPGSELAADVEVPRIAVNTMMAAAGGGFTALLTSWFVFKKPDVSMVGNGILAGLVAITAGAGALDGWMSTVAGLIGGVIVVFSVLGFEKIKIDDPVGAISVHGVVGAWGTIAVGLFANPNASFLGGGEGPEGLFFGGGVDLLVTQIVGVVAVFAFVMITAGVLFAALKAAGVLRVAPEHEIEGIDVTEFGAPGYGPDVLASLTSPSAP
- a CDS encoding winged helix-turn-helix domain-containing protein — encoded protein: MDVVLVRWPDERDRREQLRRSGQPRLLVLDDSAPPPTELDLLEDWIRLPADDSDVAARVASLEQRAGEHHGEVPSLDEDGVLRANHRWVALPPVEARLTSALLERYGAVVSREALARAGWPDGAPGRNALDVHVLRLRRRVDPLGLVIRTVRSRGYVLETPPPSHQIPFRKG
- a CDS encoding heterodisulfide reductase-related iron-sulfur binding cluster, with product MSTATDTSPEETAKRRIRPHQIVIGIGVAIAAVTVLSGIASVVFDFSDDSEIQRQVFINVPDGVKLAFYTLVPVLLVYGAVLFSQRTKNWERGAPDKRATTKANIGQRLKDFRAGVYMQTLLRDPAAGIMHSLIYFSFLVLLAVTATLEINYQAPDSLKFLHGTVYQAYSFVGDAAGLTLLIGVVWAIVRRYVQRPYRIRIKTKPEHAVILGVFFVLAVTGFTTEMFRIALEGSPTYERWSFVGYPLAALVENNANLAGWHQSQWIIHVASFFAFLVILPVTMLRHMFTSPLNMYLKDRERPKGAMKAMPNLMETELESFGAATVEDFTWKQLLDTDACTMCGRCTSVCPAQATGKPLDPREIVLKTGEVMAATGSPEVSPPIGVDSEITIGADSLFERITPEEVWACTSCKACDEICPVNIEILDKILDMRRYLSLMESNFPTELGSAYRGMENSGNPWGMSQTERADWAKGLDGVEVLEPTDAFEHEYLYWVGCAGSFDDKNRKVSQAMAKLMQRAGVDFAILGPSEMCTGDPARRSGNEYIFQMLAMQNVETLDGMGVKKIITQCPHCFNTLMNEYPQLGGHYEVVHHSQFLEWLIDTGKLDMSTARLDERVVYHDSCYLGRHNDVYMSPRNVIGSLGGIRIVEAERNGTTGMCCGAGGARMWMEETIGTKVNDDRSEELIATGASRIATACPFCYIMIDDGVKGAGKDEDEVQVGDIAMHLLEAIETGEKLGGLVAEEAEN